The Alnus glutinosa chromosome 7, dhAlnGlut1.1, whole genome shotgun sequence genome includes a region encoding these proteins:
- the LOC133872397 gene encoding putative disease resistance protein RGA3 has product MAELAYDIAGKILEKLGSLAYEGISLVLNIQSELEELKGTTSTIKDVLLDAEEKQASNRALSRWLKQLKVIFYEAEDVLDEVEYEVLKKQVTRTYGRSSSAFAFRSQLGHKIKDIREKLAKIAANKDQFNLIPRLEDRHVIHGRRMDMTHSFVPPSEVIGRDDDKKNIIHFLMGPDAADNDINVNVNVIPIVGIGGLGKTTIAKLVYDDERVANHFDLRTWVCVSEHFDVNRLIKDILKSATGANIDKTLGVDLWQTRLRNCLKNKKFLLILDDVWNEDRSKWIELKGLLSGGSMESRIVVTTRSRSVASVVKTGPIYTLKSLSHDDCLSLFVKWAFKEGEDKQYPNLLEIGKEVVKKCIGVPLAIRTLGNLLFSKVDEWEWKFVRDNGIWKLEQNESDILPALKLSYDQMSSHLKQCFAFCSLFPKDHLFDSGELIAFWMAHRLLNKTPNSQILELEDVGDMYIKELLSKSFFQDVTNATWYYRFKMHDLVHDLALKVAEEECLTVDLRTHTIAGTIHHLSFSHNAQQVPNYFYTLSHGVRTTLFQVKQQVPTLVEACISRFKYLRVLDLSDSSFEVLSSSIGTLKHLRSLNLAGNTRIKKLPNSICELYNLQTLLLRGCESLEQLPKNTRKMISLRYLTVTTTCTYLFENDVCFLSSLRLLGIFGCHRLKFLFQRIGILANLRTLVVSDCNNLIALTNAPAEVPALETLEIFGCKELISLTEGVLLNRSLKKLKITNVPKLEVLPGWLKSSSNTLQYLHISMCQNLTNLPKWLPSLKSLQTPEIFDCYKLTSLPLGMDRLTALQELKILYCNESIGSEMQRGRWVQKSSYINGLDTSSSIYVMS; this is encoded by the coding sequence ATGGCTGAACTTGCCTATGATATCGCAGGAAAGATCTTGGAGAAGTTAGGATCCCTTGCTTACGAAGGGATCAGCTTGGTATTGAACATCCAAAGCGAGCTGGAAGAGCTTAAAGGCACCACGTCAACCATTAAAGATGTGCTCTTGGATGCTGAAGAGAAGCAAGCTAGCAATCGCGCGCTGAGCAGATGGCTAAAACAGCTCAAAGTCATTTTTTATGAGGCCGAGGATGTGCTGGATGAAGTTGAGTACGAAGTTCTAAAGAAGCAAGTGACGAGAACATATGGGCGCAGCAGTAGCGCCTTTGCATTCCGTTCTCAACTGGGTCACAAAATCAAGGACATTAGAGAGAAGTTGGCTAAGATTGCAGCTAATAAGGATCAATTTAATCTTATACCTCGACTTGAAGATAGGCATGTCATTCATGGGAGGAGGATGGACATGACCCACTCATTTGTTCCTCCTTCAGAAGTCATTGGTAGGgatgatgataaaaaaaatataatacattTTTTGATGGGCCCAGATGCTGCTGACAATGACATAAATGTCAATGTCAATGTAATTCCTATAGTTGGAATAGGAGGATTGGGGAAGACCACAATTGCTAAGTTGGTATACGATGATGAACGTGTAGCCAATCATTTTGATTTGAGAACGTGGGTTTGTGTGTCTGAGCATTTTGATGTTAATAGATTGATAAAAGATATCCTTAAATCTGCAACTGGTGCAAATATTGATAAGACGTTGGGTGTAGATTTGTGGCAAACTAGATTAAGAAATTGTTTAAAGAATAAGAAGTTTCTACTTATTTTAGATGATGTTTGGAATGAGGATCGTAGTAAATGGATTGAGTTGAAAGGTTTGTTAAGTGGTGGTTCAATGGAAAGTAGAATTGTAGTGACAACACGCAGTCGCTCAGTTGCCTCTGTTGTGAAAACTGGTCCCATATACACTTTAAAAAGTTTATCCCACGATGATTGTTTGTCTTTATTTGTGAAATGGGCATTTAAGGAAGGGGAAGACAAACAATATCCAAACCTCTTAGAAATTGGAAAAGAGGTTGTGAAAAAATGTATAGGAGTTCCATTGGCAATAAGGACTTTAGGCAACCTACTTTTCTCAAAGGTTGATGAATGGGAGTGGAAATTTGTGAGAGATAATGGGATATGGAAATTAGAACAAAATGAGAGTGATATTTTACCTGCATTAAAACTAAGTTATGATCAAATGTCATCTCACTTGAAGCAATGTTTTGCCTTCTGTTCTCTTTTCCCAAAAGATCATTTGTTTGATAGTGGTGAGTTGATTGCATTTTGGATGGCGCATAGACTCCTTAATAAAACGCCTAATAGTCAAATTCTAGAGTTGGAAGATGTTGGCGACATGTATATCAAGGAGTTGTTGTCCAAATCTTTCTTCCAAGATGTTACAAATGCCACTTGGTACTATAGGTTTAAAATGCACGATCTCGTCCATGATCTTGCACTCAAGGTTGCAGAAGAAGAGTGTTTAACAGTCGACCTTCGTACCCATACCATTGCTGGAACAATTCATCATTTGTCATTTTCACACAATGCTCAACAAGTTCCAAACTACTTTTACACCTTAAGTCATGGTGTGCGGACCACTTTGTTCCAAGTCAAGCAACAAGTGCCGACCTTAGTTGAAGCTTGCATCTCGAGATTCAAGTACTTGCGGGTGCTTGACTTATCTGATTCATCTTTTGAGGTTTTGTCAAGCTCTATCGGTACTTTGAAGCATTTGAGATCTCTGAACCTAGCTGGTAATACAAGAATCAAGAAACTTCCCAATTCCATTTGTGAGCTATACAATTTGCAAACTTTACTACTTCGCGGATGTGAGAGTCTTGAGCAATTGCCCAAAAATACAAGGAAGATGATCAGCCTTAGGTATCTGACGGTAACAACAACTTGCACGTACCTTTTTGAAAATGATGTATGCTTCTTGAGTTCTCTTCGGTTGTTGGGTATATTTGGATGTCATAGactaaaatttttgtttcaaaggATTGGGATCCTTGCCAACCTTCGGACGTTGGTTGTTTCAGATTGTAACAACTTGATCGCTTTGACAAATGCACCGGCTGAGGTGCCCGCCTTAGAGACCCTTGAAATTTTTGGCTGTAAGGAGCTAATTAGTTTGACGGAAGGAGTACTTCTCAACAGGagccttaaaaaattaaagattacgAATGTACCAAAGTTGGAGGTTTTGCCGGGATGGCTCAAAAGTTCTTCTAACACTTTGCAATACCTGCATATTTCAATGTGTCAAAACCTCACGAACTTGCCAAAGTGGCTACCGAGTCTAAAATCACTTCAAACACCTGAGATTTTCGATTGCTACAAGTTAACATCTCTTCCGTTGGGGATGGATCGTCTCACTGCACTACAAGAATTGAAGATTCTCTATTGTAATGAATCGATCGGTTCAGAAATGCAAAGAGGAAGATGGGTCCAAAAATCGTCATATATCAATGGCCTCGATACCTCGAGTTCAATCTACGTtatgtcataa